CCTCTACGCCGCCGTGGGTAAATCAGattaggaaaatttattaaggcGATACGGCGACAGATCATAATGTTTACACCTAACGGCTAACTCCTGGATTGAATGTAAGGTCCCACAATAATTGTGCGCCAAGTGTGTCTGGCTGGTTGAATGGTGGCAAATTACAGTACAATTAATTTAAATCTTTGCCCCCGGTCGATCGAAACTCAAAACCAGACAGACACTAACACCCTTCGGGACATCAGGCGGGAGGCCGGTTGTTCTACGGAAGCACAACTCAACCTTCGGAGCCCCCGGGGGACCGTTAGATGCacggaaaactgaaaattgatagatagaacttatgaaaatcggtaaagtagttttgattttctaaCCAAAATACTAACCCGGGTCGTTGAGACCTCAATCGGTTACATGTACTTTGCTGATAATCTggtgacttttttcaaaataaaaaaaaatatcagaaaaagttatttttttttgcatcgataaATTAAAGTTCGTGTCATATACATCTTAACCCAACAGATAAGTAGGTTAAATTAGACGTGATCCACTTGATCGGAAGCAGCTAACAGATGgatatacacccatagaagaagTTATAAAAATCCGATGCCTGTTTAGCAAATctttgtgccgaaaatgcgctgaataTTGTACTTTACCAAAGATGATATAAGCACAACTGGCATAAAGTCTCGAGCCCCCAAGCAAAATAATTAATGAACACTACATTCAaactaaataataaaaacattttatgggattttcatcctattggatacttcatcttaaaaaaatagtgagaatcgaactcactgcaacatcccATCTcagcttgccagtccgatatcttacccagtgcaccatctgagtcggttagaaaatgttttctattgccggccGGTTTATATACACACTAGAGTGCTCCAAATGacccgaaatttgaaaaagttaggcgctccaggcttaaattgatcctaggcctagtacaagatctcatgccaaatttgggccagatcggatcacggtcagagatgttaaaatcgcgagtctacatactcgcactttgcccttctttgcagaacgattttatttcgttaaactcaatctgcaatgatgctatctaaagttcaactcggaaagcatcaggaagtaagcttcgggtaaactcggcaggagtaaacagcaatcgggggaaacatcagcgaagcaaacgaacagttctgcgaattaaaaaaaaaatcgttttcgttcggcagccgaacacatcaatcggacaacgcatgggggcgtggcttaaattgatagatacaagggaacgggaaacgagcgagagaagggtgcgaggaatgttaactcggtccatcggacaacgatcgctcgtgagcattcgtgtacggtaagcttcgttctgttgtttcgttggtgtgattttattcctgcgaggcatggaaaacatcaattcgaaactgttctcttcgttctGCGTGCAATCgggtcatgattggaacgaagataaactcaatctgcacacaacaagttaaactcggaaaaaatcagccgaatgattctttccgaagcgagtctaCACACCGCTGATCACGGTAAGGGATCGCTctacgagcctaaagtttgtaagggaaacacgaaaatccaaatcaatactgatgttatgaaatcgcttggtacatctttgtacctgaaaatgatcacattttcatatgtgatgaaggaaattagagaaacatgaactatcaaagaacgaaagaacataagccgtaaatatcatgaaaatttcgaaaaagatacaacggctcaccgacaggacttgaacctgcaatctccgcttcggtacaacggcgcgttagccaattccaccacggtgaacgtgatggaaccggcgaacacgagcaatcgagctctgccgatcaactgctggaccctctatcgaaacaccatgtatatcccgcatgtgatctttccctctattgatctctcttgtttctctaaccccacccatcgactcgggattttagccgagcgagcacatggtcgattgcttcgggtttgccgcaacttacggtcagatgaagaagcaatcagtgccgctcaaggttccgagcagaccagttacacagggaggtgttgctctgttgaaatcaatactgatgttatgaaatcgcttggtacatctttgtacctgaaaatgatcacattttcatatgtgatgaaagaaattagagaaacatgaactatcaaagaacgaaagaacataagccgtaaatatcatgaaaatttcgaaaaagatacaacggctcaccgacaggacttgaatctgcaatctccgcttcggtacaacggcgcgttagccaattccaccacggtgaacgtgatggaaccggcgaacacgagcaatcgagctctgccgatcaactgctggaccctctatcgaaacaccatgtatatcccgcatgtgatccttccctctattgatctctcttgtttctctgccgttgtatctttttcgaaattttcatgatatttacggcttatgttctttcgttctttgatagttcatgtttctctaatttctttcatcacataggaaaacgaaaatccagtttttcatggataactttggtccccttcggccgatttcttttaaaatagttttccttaaagcctaaactatgacaaatatttcatccgaaatctgcatttcgattcaagttaagacacaaaagttaaatttaagttAGAAGTTTCTTCAACAACTTCGAGTTGTATTGTAGCAGGTATTGTCATTCAGTCTGTTTCTGATATCTATGGAGCCACTATAAGaaaatagactgagtcgatttggtgtcatttttgaatttttcaaactctgGGGTTTAAACAacttcgttttgattcaaaactcatcaacgatttttcgcagaattttaaagtaacgtgtacatgagtaattttgaactttatgATTTGTATagcaaaattgaatattttgtactgataaATCaagatcatttttgtttcttctgtgaaacctagcctgcttatggtttttgtgcaatatttataaattctctaaaggtcATGTTGAGGCATTTACGGACGACCAAATTATAGCGAACCGAAATCATCACTTGACAGCGGTACCGTGCGTATCGAACCGACAACACCAACACATACGCACCCGCATATGGAATGACGACGAAGAAGGtagatacagttgcgttcaaaaaagaatgaaatcgcatgaagctgcgcacccacttccaacttcgacaagctgccatttctctctcggtttatattttttcatgaaaattttacacaatctagttcaactatccaactaacactccacaaaatttgaagtcttttcaatgacgaaaaacaaagatacagcttttcccgtaaaaaagggaaatttggaattgcttcactaaatttgctgtatctttgacaattttcattgaaaaatcttgaaatttggctcagagatgtaaaaatgtttgacctaatatcaggccaagtttcggTAAAATTGaggaacgtgatcaaaaatggtgccgaaTTGAAAATTAGGTTCATTATCgctcagcagacgatttcattcttttttggacggatgtttgtatggaaaacatcgtaatccattttttttttcacaaaaccaaaagttatcacaaagaatgttgtaaattactaaaaacttcattcgtactttgtttcgaaagataaaatgtttcaacagggttcaaaataagtaaaacagagtttcagaaatgacctgctaattataccgataaacaaatttgatacacaattaaagcgaatattctatccgctcttttgtttcaataccagctctgttggaatCATTTCTATTTCTTAACAAAGCAAGgatgaagttcctatcaatttacagCATTCTTTGTAAAAAAAGTTggttttgtggaagaaaaaaattaaaaatacatagattacgattgttccatacaaacatccgtccaaaaaagaatgaaatcgtctgctaggcgataattaacctcatcttcaacccagcaccatttttgatcacgttcctTGATTTTGACCTaacttggcctgatattagatcgaacatttttacatctctgagccaaatttcaagatttttcaatgaaaattgtcaaagatacagcaaatttagtgaagcaattccaaatttcccttttttacgggaaaagctgtatctttgtttttcgtcattgaaaagacttcaaattttgtggagtgttagttggatagttgaactagattgtttgaaattttcatgaaaaaatataaacggagagagaaatggcagcttgtcaaagttggaagtgggtgcgcagcttaatgcgatttcattcttttttgaacgcaactgtaaagCCGGGTCCCGGCAACTGCGCAGTTAGTTCACTTTCGACAATCGAAGAATAAACGGCGGACGAATCCAAAAATTAAGTTTGCGCGTTTGATTTCTTTTCGGTCCAGAAATACCCGAACATAAAGTGGTCACTTCGACCGGATAGAATTGTTAATCGGTGTACCTACAGATAAAATCGGAAAGTGAAAAGTTTAAGCGGATTCGGTGATAGTTTTTTCGAGCGAAAATCGAGCGTCATCGAAACGTTTGCAAAGAGTGCTTTGTGTGCGAACAAAAGTAGCGGCGCGCTACTCCATTTTGTTGAGTGCAAACCCAGTAGCTGGGAAGAAAATTTGTGCTTGCTGGACTGCATTTACTGGACAGTTTTGAGAGGTCAATGAACGGACAGTTAGTGTTGTTGTAACAAAAGCGGACAGTTTGTGATAAGAAATCGAAAGTTTTGTTGGACTTCACGGACATTGACCCGCTAGAAAAAGTGTGCGTTCTTTTATTGACCGGACGGAAAAAGTGCGCTGCTACATTTGTGGACTGCAAAATCGGCGAAAAGTCGATAAGTgtagaaaaaagtgaaattaaaaagaaacgaaaaataaaggACTGGACTATCAGTGATTAATTAGTGATCATAATAAAATCAGTGATATTACGGCGGAACGCTGCAGAACGAGAATCTGGACTGGAGAACAGGCATCGGTGGGTCGGATAAAATTCGCCATTTTAGTTGAGGGGACGCCACCTGAACAAAAGGAGGACGCTATCGCTAACAATTGAAGCGAAACAATTGGAAGGACGCCATTTTGTAACTCCAGCCTTTGTTCGCTGTCGAGTAAAGCGTCTTGCTGGACGAGCGCCACAAGGTAAGATCGTTTCAATTTGAGCATTTTCCCcccaaattaaataaatagcATCTCGAGCAATTGTTGAGCTACGTTCGTTTCGCGGATCGCGTCGGTTGAGTAAATCGTATCgtaaatcgaaaaatttcggTCAAATTTTGAGCAAAGTCGTGAGCAATTGATCGGTCAAAATGAGTTCCTCTACCAAGCAACAAGTTACCTCTCTCACCCGGTCCCTCTCCTCCATCGAAacgcaattgaaaaagatgcttTTGGTCGTTGAAAATTTCGATGTGGCGACCGGTGAAAAAATTCGCTTGGAAGACATTCTTGAATCTTCTATTGAACTCTACGACAATTTTCGGTCCGatcaattgaaactttttggtcTAGTTAAAGAAGAAGAAGTGCCAGATATTGAGATACAAGGTGAAACCATCCACGATATTGTTCGCGAAGTGCGAATTCAAGTTAAGAAGAAGCTTTTGCactataaagaaaaaaaaagccacTTATTGTACCTTCTTCTTCCGAAACCCCCAATAAAAGCACAATAAAATTGCCTGAAATTCCCCTTCCACTTTTCGACGGTAATTGCGAGAACTGGCTTTACTTCAAGGACCAGTTCACCAGTTTGATAAAACGCAACGatcatttaaacgattttcaaagGCTGTACTATCTCCGTTCGTCCCTCCGCGATGAGGCGCGTGCCATTGAATCAAAAGAAGAGTCCTTTCAATCCCTTTGGAAAGCCCTGATGGATCGCTaccaaaacgaaaaattgttAGTCGAAAAACATATCTCTGAATTATTCCGCATCAGATCGATTGATTACGAATCCTCCTTGGCACTGCGCGAGCTTTTGAATGGAGTGCTAAAGCATATTCGAGCCCTTGCTGCTTTAGGCTTCTCCCTTGATAAAACGTCGGATGTCTTTTTGGTTCACCTGGTAACCAGTCGTTTGGATCGTGAAACTCGTAAGGCCTTTGAGATGCAACAAACAGACTCGACTTACCCCAGCTGGACAGCTTTAATTACATTCCTCCAAGACAGGTGCAGAGTTTTGGAAAGTCTTGAGTGTGGAAAGGCGTCAGCTGGTGAAAGAAATCCTCGTCCCCAAGTCTCGCAGGCGCAAAGGTTGCGGCATACATCTCGTGGTCCTGTGTCAAATGCTGCTATGAGCCTAGAACCAAAGCGGAACAAATGTTTTCTCTGCAGTGGAAGTCATTTTTTGAGCGAATGTTTTAAGTTTCGAGGCTTTTCCGTCCCTGAACGTATACGCAAGGTGAAAGAACTTCGTTTGTGcatcaactgttttgctttacACTGCAACCGTCGTGATTGAAAATTCTTACGGCGAACGGTTTGACTGTCGTGCCTTGTTAGATGGTGCATCTATGGCCAACATCATCACTAAAGACTGCGCCAAAAAGCTGAGCTTGAAGTCTAGATCAACTAACATGGAACTAAGTGGAGTGTGTCACCAACATTCAAAAATTCGTCGTATTGTGCGAGCCTTTGTTATGTCCAGGCACTGTGACTAAGCAAGATTTATCGAGTTCCTTGAAGCAGACAACGTCACTGCGAATCTTCCTCTACAACCCTTTGAAACGTCTTCTTGGAAATTACCTGACGGTGTGATTCCCTCTGACCCCTCTTTCAACATACCAGGGCGAATCGACATGCTTCTCGGTATGGAATTGTACTGGGAAATATTTTCTGGAAGGCAAGAGTTTATGGATGGAAAGTTTTCGTTCCGTGAAACCAAGTTCGGCTGGGTAGTTGGTGGAATAACTGAGCGACAGGGCGAGTTTTCCGAAACTGATGATTGTTTCTGCAACGTTATGACAAATGAAGAGTTGCATgataaacttaaaatattttgggAAGTTGAGGAACTCCAACCATCAGAAGCAGTCTCTGAGGAAGCATTAGCCGAAACTCATTTTTGTGACACGGTCGAAAGAACAGCTGATGGTACATATATGACTAGACTACCGTTTCGAAAGGGAGCTACATTGGGCAATTCTTCAAATCTAGCTCACCAAAGATTTCTTGCTATGGAATATCGCTTACTCAAGAACCCCACATTGTATGATGACTACAAAGCGTTTATGGCCGAATATTTATCCATGGGCCATATGATAAAAATCGGAACTATCGATACAGTGGTTGACGGTCCAGACCAGTACTTCCTTCCCCACCACCCTGTCCTCCGACCATCTAGTAGCACCACCAAATTACGTGTCGTTTTCAATGCGTCCTCAAAAACTTCGAACGGTCAGTCCCTGAATGATAATCTTTTGGTCGGCCCAACCATTCAACAGAATTCGGCAGATATTATTTTGAGGTTTCGAAAACATCGAGTCGCTATGTCagctgatatttcaaaaatgtaccGAATGATAAAGATGCACCAAGATGATCAACGGTTCCAAAAAATTCTATGGCGATCGAGTCCTGATAGTGAAATATCTGTGTATCAGTTGACAACCCTCACGTACGGCACGGCCTGTGCTCCCTTCAGCGCTACTAGATGTCTTCTACAACTCTGCCAAGACGAGAAAGATCGTTTTCCTTATGCTGCGGCTCGTGGCACTACTGACTTCTACATGGACGATGCATTGACCGGTGCGGACAGCACAGATGAAGCAAGGACTCCACAAACTGAACTAATCGAAATGTGTTGTTCCGGAGGGATGGTTCTGCATAAATGGTGCTCCAACGACAGCAAAATCTTGGATGCTGTTCCCAgcgaaaatcaagaacaaaaggTAATTTTCTCGAACGACAAATCAACAAAGACGCTTGGGCTAACCTGGCAGCCTAACACTGATCTCTTTGTCCTTGATTTCTCATCCATCGAATTCAAGACTTGCGGATGTACGAAGCGTGAAATTCTGTCAGACGTGGCAAAGCTGTATGACCCGATCGGACTGATCGGTCCTGTGATTCTGACAGCCAAGTTGATTGTTCAGGAGGCATGGAAAAGCGGATATGGCTGGGACGACGTTGTAGACGAAGGGTTGAAAAACAAGTGGCTCAAATTTCGCTCTCAAATCCAACAAGTAGACCAAATAAAAGTCCCAAGGTGTGTGCTCCCTAACAACCAATTGAAGTCCATCGAACTACATGGCTTCTCCGACGCTTCGAAATCAGGCTACGGAGCCTGCGCGTACGTAAGATCGGTCGATTGCGAAGATAAAGTGTCGGTTCAGCTCCTTTGCTCAAAATCGCGTATAGCTCCAATTCGTAAAACAGAGGAGGAACAGTTAACTATTCCAAGACTCGAGTTATGCGGCGCTCATGTTTTAGctcaaatcattgaaattgTGAAACGATCTTTTGAAATTACCTTTGACCAAATAATTCTTTGGAGTGATTCCATGGTAGTATTAACTTGGATCCAAACACCATCTACTAAGCTCAAAACATATGTTTCTAACCGAGTAGATTACATCCAAAAAACGACCAGTCCAGCTTTGTGGCGGCACATTGGCACGAAGGAGAATCCAGCCGATGCCCTGTCACGAGGACTCATGCCGAACGAGATTGTCGACTTCGATAAATGGTGGCACGGGCCGTGCTTCCTGCAGAACATCGAGGCTACATGGTTATCTGACGACAAGCCAAACATCGAAATCGAGGACATCCCAGAACTGAAGGCATTGGTGAGCGTGGTCAACGAACGGTTCAGCATCTTCGAAAATATTGGCAGCTTCGAATCGATGCTACGCACGATGGTCCAGATGCTGCGATTCATCAGAAAAAAGCCGAAACAACCCTGCACATTTCGGACGAATGTGTATCACGTGCTGGAACTCAACGATGCTTTGGTGAAATTGGTGAAGCTAGTTCAAGAAGAAGTTTTCTCTGACATCATCGAAAAACTTCGCAACGGCAAGTCAATTCCCCGAGACAGTCATCTGCTAACTCTCGGACCATATCTCGACGACGACGGTGTGATGCGAGTTCGTGGACGACTTCAAAAGGCGCGGATTCCCGAGGACATGAAGAACCAAATGATCCTCCCGGCGGACCATCCGTTCACAGTAGCATTGATACGGTCGTATCACACCAAGTACCTCCACGCAGGACCTCGTCTTACCATCGAAGCTCTACGCCAAAAGTTCTGGATTGTACGAGGGCAAAACATAGTAAAGAAGGTGATTCGCCAATGTACCAAGTGCTTCAGACGAAACCCGAAAATTTTGAGTCAACCTGTTGGCGAGCTCCCTGTCTGTCGAGTCGAGCAAAATTATCCTTTCTACAACACCGGAGTAGACTTCGCAGGGCCTGTGAGTCTACAGCAAAGAAACAGAAGATCGACGGTCACGTACAAGGGCTACATCGCTGTGTTCATTTGCATGGCGACTCGGGCGATCCATTTAGAGCTGGTCGGTGATCTGACATACGAGGCGTTTATTGGGGCTCTCCAAAGATTTGTCGGACGACGAGGTAATTGTGCTCATATATATTCAGATAACGGTCGGATTTTTTTAGGGGCGAAGCGAATCCTCGCAGAGCTGCGAAAGTTGTTTTGCGACGAACAGCACCAACAATCCCTGGTCAACTACTGCAGCGAAGAGGGCATCTCTTGGCACTTCCAGCCACCTTACTCTCCTAACTTTGGTGGCAGCTGGGAGTCTGGTGTAAAATGGCAGCGATGGCACATCAACTACTTGACCCAACTGCAGAACCGAACCAAACTTGATCAAGCGAAGAACATCGA
This sequence is a window from Uranotaenia lowii strain MFRU-FL chromosome 3, ASM2978415v1, whole genome shotgun sequence. Protein-coding genes within it:
- the LOC129752582 gene encoding uncharacterized protein LOC129752582, with amino-acid sequence MSSSTKQQVTSLTRSLSSIETQLKKMLLVVENFDVATGEKIRLEDILESSIELYDNFRSDQLKLFGLVKEEEVPDIEIQGRIDMLLGMELYWEIFSGRQEFMDGKFSFRETKFGWVVGGITERQGEFSETDDCFCNVMTNEELHDKLKIFWEVEELQPSEAVSEEALAETHFCDTVERTADGTYMTRLPFRKGATLGNSSNLAHQRFLAMEYRLLKNPTLYDDYKAFMAEYLSMGHMIKIGTIDTVVDGPDQYFLPHHPVLRPSSSTTKLRVVFNASSKTSNGQSLNDNLLVGPTIQQNSADIILRFRKHRVAMSADISKMYRMIKMHQDDQRFQKILWRSSPDSEISVYQLTTLTYGTACAPFSATRCLLQLCQDEKDRFPYAAARGTTDFYMDDALTGADSTDEARTPQTELIEMCCSGGMVLHKWCSNDSKILDAVPSENQEQKVIFSNDKSTKTLGLTWQPNTDLFVLDFSSIEFKTCGCTKREILSDVAKLYDPIGLIGPVILTAKLIVQEAWKSGYGWDDVVDEGLKNKWLKFRSQIQQVDQIKVPRCVLPNNQLKSIELHGFSDASKSGYGACAYVRSVDCEDKVSVQLLCSKSRIAPIRKTEEEQLTIPRLELCGAHVLAQIIEIVKRSFEITFDQIILWSDSMVVLTWIQTPSTKLKTYVSNRVDYIQKTTSPALWRHIGTKENPADALSRGLMPNEIVDFDKWWHGPCFLQNIEATWLSDDKPNIEIEDIPELKALVSVVNERFSIFENIGSFESMLRTMVQMLRFIRKKPKQPCTFRTNVYHVLELNDALVKLVKLVQEEVFSDIIEKLRNGKSIPRDSHLLTLGPYLDDDGVMRVRGRLQKARIPEDMKNQMILPADHPFTVALIRSYHTKYLHAGPRLTIEALRQKFWIVRGQNIVKKVIRQCTKCFRRNPKILSQPVGELPVCRVEQNYPFYNTGVDFAGPVSLQQRNRRSTVTYKGYIAVFICMATRAIHLELVGDLTYEAFIGALQRFVGRRGAKRILAELRKLFCDEQHQQSLVNYCSEEGISWHFQPPYSPNFGGSWESGVKWQRWHINYLTQLQNRTKLDQAKNIEPGQVVVVRDENLPPQRWILGRIVETFPGPDGIVRVADIRTQDGIIRRSISRLCMLPIQDNLVTLHTTIKTGSQNLQVRRTVTQHPPRGRTLSRLQATSDSYNFTGITNDTASQIWNGVPDSHASSVADIKPVGYFSHAVSSVFASTRAHTSTRATILATVSVDQEPHFCG